The nucleotide window CTGAACTCCCGGTCCTCGCGTGGCGGCACGGCTCCCACGGCAGTCACCGAGCAGCTGGCGGAGCTCAAGTCACAGCTGCAGCCCATCGAGGAGTTCATCGCTTCCGCAGGCAGCAATGTCGGTCCGGACAGCGTCAGCTGAGCGATGAGTCCCAGCGCATGAGCGCGATCCGAACCGCCCTGGCCGTGTTGGCCGGGGCGGTTCTGCTCATGAGCAGCGGCTGCGCGCAGCCACGAGAGTCCCCGGCACCGGATTACCCGGACGCCCCGGATCAGCGGACCCCCGAACCTGCCGAGCCCGCGCAGGTGCCCGAAGCAGGGGAGCCGTGGGTTCCGATCGCCGAGCTCGCCGACGAGGAGTGGCTCGCTGCGGTGGCCGAGCGCACGGGCATCCCGGAGCGTGCCCTGGCCGCCTACAGCGGAGCCGCCCTACTGGTGGGCCAGACGCGGCCGGACTGCGGACTCGGCTGGAACACCCTCGCAGGCATCGGTCAGGTCGAGTCCCAGCACGGCACCTACGCGGACTCACAGGTCCAGCAGGATGGTCAGGTCTCCCCGCAGATCATCGGTGTCCCGCTGGACGGCGGCCCCGGATTCGCGGAGATCCCCGACACCGACGGAGGCGCCCTAGACGGGGACTCCGAGTGGGACCGCGCGGTGGGGCCGATGCAGTTCATTCCGGTGACCTGGGAGCTTTACGCCCAGGACGGCAATCGCGACGGCCAGGCTGATCCCCACCAGTTCGACGACGCCGCGCTCACCGCCGCGGTCTACCTGTGCGAAAGCGGCGGAGAGCTGACCACGGACGAAGGCTGGGTGGACGCCGTCGTCGCGTATAACCAGTCGGTGGAATACGTCAACGACGTCGCCGCCTACGCGCAGGACTACGTCAGCCCGAACGAGTCCTGAGCCTTCCGCCTCCCTAGGCACGCCTGGGCCCGGGTGCGGTCCGGTCGGCCGCAGAGTGGTCCTCTGCCATCATGGATGGATGGATTCTGCGCAGCTGAGCTCTCTGTTCGACGCCCACGCCACCGTGCTGGCGCCGGCCCTGCTGGGCTGTGAGCTCACCGTCGCCACGGCTGACGGGACGGTCCGCGTGCGGCTGACCGAGGTGGAGGCCTACGGGGACCAGGGAGAAGATCCGGGTGCGCACAGCTACAACGGCAAGACCGCCCGCAACGCGGCGCTGTTCGGACCGCCGCGGCACACCTACGTCTACCTCAACTACGGAATCCACCGCTGTCTGAACCTGGCCTGCAACAGCGAAGGGACCGCGGGCGGGGTCCTGCTGCGTGCCGGCGAGGTGCTGCAGGGACGCGAACTGGCCATCGAACGGCGGGGTGGCCGCGACACCGGGGCAAAGCTGCTCTCGGGCCCCGGACGGCTGGGGCAGGGGCTCGGGATCACCTTGCGCATGGATGCCCAGGCCGTGGACATCCCACACACCGGAGACCCTGCGGACAAACCAGCTGGCGCAGCCCCGGTGGGTTCCGGAGTCCCGGCCGGTCTCGACGCGGTGGACTTCACGCTGGTCCCGCCGGCCGCCCCGGTCGCTTCGCAGCAGGTCCGCAGCGGACCCCGGGTCGGCGTCTCCGGAGCCGGCGGCAGCACGCGCTATCCATGGCGCTATTGGCTCGATGCCGACCCCACGGTCTCGGCCTACCGCGCCGGACGTGACGTCCCGGTGGAGATCAGCACCTAGCGGGGGACACCGGCTGACAGTCGCTGAGAAGCACGTCACCTCCGGTTCACCCGAATAGAGGTATGATCGATGGTCAGCAAATTCGCGACGGAGAGCTGCGCTGCTTGATGAGTGACTCACATTCCTCGACCACGGCCGAGATGATGCCCGAAGACAACGACATCCCTGTGCCCGGCCTCGAAGCCGGAGTGGAGGAGGAGCGGGAGTACGTCGGCCTGCTCTACTCCCGCCTCGATGAGCTGCGCGCCGAGAAAGAGGTCCAGCTCGCAAAGGTGCGCAGCGTGGGATCCAGCGGCACCATGCAGAACGCCTCCGAACGCGACGCGTTCGCCGCGATGTATGAGGACCGTCTGGCACAGCTCAACGCCGTGGACGATCGCCTGGTCTTCGGACGGCTCGACCACGACTCCGGAGAATGCCGGTACATCGGACGCATCGGCCTCACCGCCGCCAATCACCAGCGGCTGATGCTCGATTGGCGTGCCCCCGAGGCCGGAGTCTTCTACCAGGCCACCGCCTTCGAACGGCAGGGGGTCCGACGTCGTCGTCATCTGCTGCTGAAGCGGCGCGAGGTCCATGGTGTGGAAGACGATGTGCTGGATGCCTCCATGCTGGAAGAAGACAGCCACAACCACGGCGACGGCGCGCTGCTCGCCGCGCTGACTGCTCGGCGCACCGGACAGATGGGCGACATCGTCGCCACCATCCAGTCCGAGCAGGACCGGATCATCCGCGCCGGCATGCCCGGGGTCATGGTGGTCCAGGGCGGGCCCGGCACCGGCAAGACCGCCGTCGCGCTGCACCGCGCCGCCTACCTGCTCTACAGCAACCGCGACCGGCTGAAGTCTGCCGGCGTGCTGATCGTGGGTCCCAACTCCACGTTCATGTCTTACATCGACCGCGTCCTGCCCTCGCTGGGTGAGACCGGTGTGGTGCTGTCCTCGCTCTCCGAGCTCTTTCCCGGGGTGCGCGGCATCGAGGAGAAGGACCCCTCGGTCGAAGAGCTCAAGGGACGGCTGGACTGGGTGCAGATCATCGCCGCGGCGGTGAGGCACCGGCAGCGCACCATCCCCGACGTCCGCGATGTCACCGTGGACGGCACCCGAGTGGGCGTCACCCCCAAGATGGTCAACCGGGCGCTGGAGCGGGCACGGGCCACCGGCAAGCCTTACAACGAAGCACGCACCACCTTCGTCAAGGTCCTGGTCAAAGAGATCGCCGAGAAGCTCGAGCGCATCATCGAAAAGCGCTCCGAGGGCAATGAGGCCGACCGGTCCTATCTGACCGAGGATGTGCGCAGCGCCCGGGACGTGCGGGTGCTGCTGAACCTGTGCTGGATGCCGCGCAGCCCGCAGGGTCTCCTGGAGGACCTCTTCGCGAAGCCCGACTACCTCGCCGATGTGGCCCCGCAGCTGAGCCCGGCGCAGCGCGAGCGGCTGCGGCGCGAGCCCGGTGCCGACTTCACCACCGCCGATGTGCCGCTGCTCGATGAAGCAGCCGAACTCCTCGGTGCCCTCGACGTCACCGCAGGGCGCGAGGCCGCACGGCAGAAGGCCGCCCAGGCCCGCTCACTGGAGAACGCGCAGCGCGCGGTGGAGAACGCCACCCCGCAGCTGGAGGAGATGGGCATCGAGGGCTTCCTCGACGCCCAGGCCGTGGTGGACATGAACACCGAGACCGGGCCCCGGCTCACCGCCGCGGAACGGGCGCAGGTCGACCGCACCTGGACCTATGGCCATGTCGTGGTCGACGAGGCGCAGGAGCTCTCGCCCATGCAATGGCACGTGCTGATGCGCCGCTGCCCGCTGAAGTCCTTCACCATCGTCGGGGACATCGCCCAGGGCTCCTCGCCCTCCGCGGCCTCGAGCTGGCAGGAGGCCATGGAGCCGTTCGTGGGGGAGCGGATGCGCGTGGAGGAGCTCACCGTCAACTACCGCACCCCCGGCACCATCGTGGAGCTGGCGGAGCGGGTGGCCGCGGCCAATGGGCTCACCACCACCTCGTTGCGCACGGTCCGTGAAGGCGACTACCCGCCGGTGGTGGAGAAGGTCGAGACCGATCAGCTGATCTCCGCCGCGACGGCAGCCGTGGGCGCCGAGCACGAGCGTGTGGGGGAGGGCCTGGTCGCCGCGATCGTCCCGGAGCGTCTGCTCGGTGCGACCCGTCGGGCGCTGGTGAGCCAGTTCGGTTCTCGAGTGGGCAGGGGAGCGGGCTCACTGACCGAGGACATCCTCGCCCTCTCTGCCGACGAGGCCAAGGGCCTGGAGTTCGACGCCGTGGTCCTGGTCGAGCCCGCCGAGATCCTTGAGGAGACGGCCGGTCGAGTCGGCAGCCTCTACGTCGCGCTCACCCGTCCCACTCATGCGCTGCACGTCGTGGCGGCGCGGGAGCTTCCCGCCGGGTTCTAGCGCAACTCAGCCCGAGATGATTGGTAACGTACCTGCTGTGACCCAGACGAGCCTCGAATCCACGAACCCGGCGCTGGCCGACCAGCGCAACGACGCAAGCTTCGAGAATGTCTGGCAGGAGCTGAACTGGCGCGGGCTGGTCCAGGTCTCCACGGATGAAGAGGCTCTGGAGCGGGCCCTCTCGGGAGAGCCGATCGTGTACTACTGCGGCTTTGATCCCACGGCTGCCTCTTTGCACCTGGGTCATCTGGTGCAGCTGCTGACCATGCGTCGCATCCAGCTCGCCGGGCACCGGCCGCTGGCGCTCGTGGGCGGATCCACCGGGCTCATCGGGGACCCGCGCCCCTCGAGTGAACGCACCCTGAACACCCCGGAGGTCGTTGCTGAGTGGGTGGATTCGCTGCGCACGCAGATCAAGCACTACATCTCCTTCGACGGGGAGAGCGGTGCGACCATGGTCAACAACCTGGACTGGACCCAGGGCGTCACCGCCATTGAGTTCCTCCGCGACATCGGGAGGTATTTCAGGGTCGGCACCATGATCAAGAAGGACATCGTGGCGAAGCGGCTGAACTCCGACGAGGGCATCTCCTACACGGAGTTCAGCTACCAGATCCTGCAGGGCTTCGACTACCTGCAGCTGTTCCGCCAGTACAGCTGCACGCTGCAGTTCGGCGGATCGGACCAGTGGGGCAATCTGACCTCCGGCACCGAGCTGGTCCGCCGTGCGGAGAACGCGCAGGTCCATGCACTCGGCACCCCGCTGATCAC belongs to Nesterenkonia halotolerans and includes:
- a CDS encoding lytic transglycosylase domain-containing protein, with the translated sequence MSAIRTALAVLAGAVLLMSSGCAQPRESPAPDYPDAPDQRTPEPAEPAQVPEAGEPWVPIAELADEEWLAAVAERTGIPERALAAYSGAALLVGQTRPDCGLGWNTLAGIGQVESQHGTYADSQVQQDGQVSPQIIGVPLDGGPGFAEIPDTDGGALDGDSEWDRAVGPMQFIPVTWELYAQDGNRDGQADPHQFDDAALTAAVYLCESGGELTTDEGWVDAVVAYNQSVEYVNDVAAYAQDYVSPNES
- a CDS encoding DNA-3-methyladenine glycosylase; the protein is MDSAQLSSLFDAHATVLAPALLGCELTVATADGTVRVRLTEVEAYGDQGEDPGAHSYNGKTARNAALFGPPRHTYVYLNYGIHRCLNLACNSEGTAGGVLLRAGEVLQGRELAIERRGGRDTGAKLLSGPGRLGQGLGITLRMDAQAVDIPHTGDPADKPAGAAPVGSGVPAGLDAVDFTLVPPAAPVASQQVRSGPRVGVSGAGGSTRYPWRYWLDADPTVSAYRAGRDVPVEIST
- a CDS encoding HelD family protein; translation: MPEDNDIPVPGLEAGVEEEREYVGLLYSRLDELRAEKEVQLAKVRSVGSSGTMQNASERDAFAAMYEDRLAQLNAVDDRLVFGRLDHDSGECRYIGRIGLTAANHQRLMLDWRAPEAGVFYQATAFERQGVRRRRHLLLKRREVHGVEDDVLDASMLEEDSHNHGDGALLAALTARRTGQMGDIVATIQSEQDRIIRAGMPGVMVVQGGPGTGKTAVALHRAAYLLYSNRDRLKSAGVLIVGPNSTFMSYIDRVLPSLGETGVVLSSLSELFPGVRGIEEKDPSVEELKGRLDWVQIIAAAVRHRQRTIPDVRDVTVDGTRVGVTPKMVNRALERARATGKPYNEARTTFVKVLVKEIAEKLERIIEKRSEGNEADRSYLTEDVRSARDVRVLLNLCWMPRSPQGLLEDLFAKPDYLADVAPQLSPAQRERLRREPGADFTTADVPLLDEAAELLGALDVTAGREAARQKAAQARSLENAQRAVENATPQLEEMGIEGFLDAQAVVDMNTETGPRLTAAERAQVDRTWTYGHVVVDEAQELSPMQWHVLMRRCPLKSFTIVGDIAQGSSPSAASSWQEAMEPFVGERMRVEELTVNYRTPGTIVELAERVAAANGLTTTSLRTVREGDYPPVVEKVETDQLISAATAAVGAEHERVGEGLVAAIVPERLLGATRRALVSQFGSRVGRGAGSLTEDILALSADEAKGLEFDAVVLVEPAEILEETAGRVGSLYVALTRPTHALHVVAARELPAGF
- the tyrS gene encoding tyrosine--tRNA ligase — its product is MIGNVPAVTQTSLESTNPALADQRNDASFENVWQELNWRGLVQVSTDEEALERALSGEPIVYYCGFDPTAASLHLGHLVQLLTMRRIQLAGHRPLALVGGSTGLIGDPRPSSERTLNTPEVVAEWVDSLRTQIKHYISFDGESGATMVNNLDWTQGVTAIEFLRDIGRYFRVGTMIKKDIVAKRLNSDEGISYTEFSYQILQGFDYLQLFRQYSCTLQFGGSDQWGNLTSGTELVRRAENAQVHALGTPLITNSDGTKFGKSEGNAIWLDSELCSPYAFYQFWLNQSDADVIDRLKVFTFRTREQIAELERAVEEEPFKREAQRALAWDVTSLVHGEDATRKVIDASAAIFGRGELGEIDEPTLHAVSAELPSATVPADEATAVRLLVDTGLVKSNGEARRAIKDGGAYINNEKIDDGDAVLDSSSWLHGKFLLVRRGKKNLALVHRS